The stretch of DNA gatatcaagagagagagagacagaaagagaatgagagagagagagagagagagagagagagagagagagagcggataagAAATGCAACTAAAAGCGTGAAAAGAGTTGAAACACGCGAAGACAcggaaactgacactgacactatttCAGTCAATAGGTCACAACTCACTTTAAATGGGGGTTCACATTCGACACATGATTTGTGACATACCACacaaggaataaaaaaaataaaataaaaaataaaaatatatatatatatatatatacgcatacacacagcAAGCAAGAGAATTACGATACGTGATGCATGACCGATTTTGTCACTATTTTGTATGAACtggtgaaacagggagagacagagtagagaaagacggacagagagagagaaacggaacacacacacacacacacacacacacacacacacacacacacgcacgcacgcacgcacgcacgcacgcatgagagagagaagacagagacagagacgaaaacagagagtgagagagagatacagagattgagtcacagacagacagacagagagaaacacagagagagatacacacagaaagagatacacacagatatgGAGACAGATAAACGGATAGatacgagagagacacacagacagaaagtgaggcacacacacacacacacacacacacacacacacacacacacacacacacacacacacacacacagggtgccgGGTCGTCGCGCTAGAGAGCCAACGAGTTTTATGGCTCGCTGCTTCAAACGGCACCCTCTCTCTTTGGTCTCCTGCCATTGGGGTCTGCCAGAGCGCTTCTGTGCAGAGCCGACTGCGAGGGGCCGCCCGGTACTTTGCTAACTATATGAGTCTTGTTGCCTTCTtcatcaccccaccccagccatccaacacccccccccccctacaccccccccctcccctcatacaCCTACATACAGCCATacgctccttttcctcctcttcctccacccccttcatacATTGTATATGACTTGGCAGGCAATTGAtcggaggagagggagagaggggggagatggaaagagaggagagagagagaggggaggagatagagagaaaagagaggggggatagaaaaagagagagaaaggggggtagaaagagagaagagagaggggggatagaaggagagaagagagggggggagggagatagagagaagagagaggggggatagaaagagagaagagagaggggggagggagatagagaggagagagaaggggggaggagacagaaagagaggagagagagggatggggcagagtaagagagagagaaagagagcgagtgtgtgtgtgtgtgtgtgtgtgtgtgtgtgtgtgtgtgtgtttgtgcctacgtacgtacgtacgtacgtacatacttacatgcatagccaggtagagagagaaaagtgagaggCGATATGCGTCAGTTCTTTTGACAAATggtattaattgattaattaatcaatttctGTATATGTTCTtgctgtagtttttttgtttagttttttttgtttttgtttgattgctgttttttgttgttgtttttctcatgcaCGGTGTGAAACTATCACGATATTCATGCATTTCTATCTCGTTTATAGTACGAATTACAGAAACcctaaaaaagatttttttttttaatttggagcACAAAGTGCAAGggactaaaacaaacaaagaaacaaagcaacaacagtgaacacaccatacacaattTACCAAGTGAATCACGATGCTCGCAACTTGAAGAACGTACAAGTGACACACGTCCTGAGCGTGCTGTGAAGAACACATCGAGGTGAAGCCGACAATGCAGACAATGCGTTCTACTGTCCACTTCCCTTCGTTCACTATGGTGTTTCTTCTTTACGTTCTTGCTTGTTCGGTTTTTCTAGTTTAAAAATAACGTCAactttaccccccacaccccccctccccctctctctctctctctctctctctctctctctctcttcatttttttggggggagggtgtgggggacggggggtggggtggggggagtgcaatggtgttttccaataaagatGCTTGTCAACTTTTGTTTTTACTTCATGTTTTGGCAATGTTGTCATGGGGTCTCAAACGTGCATAATAAAGAGCAGGATGCAAacgaggacagtgtgtgtgtgtgtgtgtgtgtgtgtgtgtgcgcgcgcgcgctctcgcgcaTGCGCGTATGCGCATTATTGAAATTAGCcgaaacattatcatcattatcaacgactgttattcttatcatcatcatcatcatcatcagtattatttccatcatcatcatcagtattattatcggcattattatcattattagcataatcatcatcgttgtcgttctTATGACATCTTGCCTCCCTTGTGAAGCTACGCCTTTGAGGCTGGCATTAAACTTCTTTTATTGGAGGCCATAACTTCTGCCGGACATCACTGGCCCACATTTTACTGCTCGCTTTCATAGGGATGAGCGAGCCCCTTTTTTTTACGCCATGTTCCAATTTGAGGCAATAATATCATAGTCTTTGATGGAAGCAATCATTTCACTTTACATTGAATTCCATTATCACGTGACGTGAGTGCGCGCGATGTTCATTTTCCTAATCCTGTcaatacaagaaaacaacaacaacaaaaaatggtcaTTTTCATCGTGGAGGTTTTAGTGATGTCATTtccgctttaaaaaaaatgttttctgtgGTCGGCCGTGTCGTGCTGGAGCGAGGGCCTTAGTGGTAAAGTACaagactaggaagcgagtgatcAAAAGTTCgagtctttcctcttcttcttcttcttcgttcgtgggccgcaactcgcgcgttcactcgtgtgtacaagaGTGGGCGTTGACGTGTATGAtctgaccgtttctaccccgccatgtaggcagccatactcccgttgtCGGGGGTAGTTCGAGTCCTATACACGGAccagtgttgtcgttgttgttggtggtggtggtggtggtggtggtgggtttttattgttgttttctgcctcccttctcccactagaccttgagtggtggactgggtgctagtcattcggatgagaaataataataataataataataataataataataataataaattaataataataatggtacttatatagcgctgaatcttgtgcagatacaaatcaaagcgctgtcgcaccagtcattcacacacatgcataactctaaaactggagaaactgaagacaaggaagaggcagggaagggaggctattttgggaagaggtgggttttaaggccagacttgaaagagcaaagtgtggagacctgacgaagcgaaagaggaagttcattccaattgcaaggtccagagacagagaaagaacggcggccaacagtcgagtgtttgaatctgggtagagtggatccgaagccgatcgtagtgagcgagatggagtcgttcggatgagaagataaaccgagggtTCTGTGTGGTAGGGGTGCGGATTGCGTGGGACATGCACGCGTATTGATGACTTAATTACAGAAAAAAAGTCTTGAAAGACAGGTTTGGGGCAAAACATACTCCGACCCTCAcaaccagaaccaccaccaccacctccccccagcACCCTTGCtatggtgaaggggggtgggtgtgatggaGGGGCGAAGGaagtttcatcccccccccttttccctccacctccgcgcgccccctcccccgtctccccccgctcaccccttccccacacatccTCAGTTGGTGCAGGCCCGATTCGCATATTCCTGTTTCGCCTCCTCTGTATGATCGTGGCGCCAGCCTCCAGAGCCTTTGGGGAGTTTGAGTCTTTTGTCCCGCTTTGCCTATCCGCCAGTCCCGTTTGCCTATCCCCAGTCCCATTTTGCCTATCCACAAATCCCGTTTTGCCAATTCGTCAGTCCAGTTTTGCTTATTCACCTGTCCCGTTTTGCCTAACCTAGTCCCGTTTTGCCTATCCGCCAGTCCCGTTTCGCCTCAATctttcgcccccctctctctctctgtctttcccctctccctcgctctttcaccaacccccccacccccattcactcactccccctctgtctctccccccaccatcttccctcccccttctctctctctctctctctctctctctctctctctctctcctctctcctctctctctcctctctctctctcagacacacacacacacacacacatacgcacacgcacacacacacacacacacacacacacacacaccccaacaacaacaaccacccgaacacatccatccatccagataTCTCACAGTGGCTCACGCAGAATGTGTCCTCAGTCGCCGTGCAAGCCCTcagcatcttcatcttcatcttcatcttccgcTTCTTCTCCACCAGCCTCCCTccgcctgccccctcctcctcctcctcctccccttcctcctcctcctcctcatcatcatcctcatcatcagccTCCTCCTCACTGCCACACACGGTGCACGGGCGACACGGGTCCGTCGCGCTCCAGACGTCCGAGTAGGTCCCGTTGAGGCACTTGTGGCAGGCGGTGTTGCCTCGCCCGTCTCGGCAGAGCCTCCGGGCCCCCCACCCGGCAGGGCACTTGTCACACAGCTCACACTGCCCGGTTCGCGGCGACAGGTAGAAGACCCCGGCGGGCTCGCAGGCGCACACCGTGTCGTGCGTCGCGTTGCAGAGGCGCGCGGGCCTCGCGTGCTTGGGGCAGAGGGTGCAGGGGCGGCAGGGGGAGCCCGTGTGCTGGGCGTGCGGGGTGGAGTAGGTCAGGCCCTCGATGCAGAGCTGACACCCGTTGACGACGATgtaggtgttgttgctggtgttgttgttgttgttgtcgtagttgttgttgttgcggtggtggttattgttgtggtggtggttgtagttgctGGAATCCCTCGAAGGAGTGATGGAGACTTCGCCACTActgcctactcctcctcctcctcttgctcctccttctcttcctcctcctcctctttccccagcAGCGTAGGCCGGGGACACGCACGCTCCAATGGCTCCCGTCCCGGCCTGGCATAGAGGACAACACTGCCTGGCTGAGGCCGACCACTGGAGCCccgaggggcagggggggtgggggaggggaggggtgtgtgtgggggaggaggggacgggTGGTACGACCGGCTGGGTGTAGCGGGCGCCGTCTGCCTCCGTCTCTTCTTcggccaccgccaccaccaccagcagcagcagcatcatcgtcatctgaAACAGtaaatgcatagatagatagataaatgaataaatgaataagtttcagtttcagtagctcaaggaggcgtcactgcgttcggacaaaaccatatacgctacaccacatctgccaagcagatgcctgaccagcagcgtaacccaacgcgcttagtcaggccttgagggcaaaaaaaaaaaaaataaatgaataaataaataataaatgggTGGATaagtgaataaaaacaacaaatgaatgaattagtaaataaacaaaagaatgaatgaatgaatgaacttgtaaataaattaataaataaatagataaatacatacaattttaaacgaataaaaaataaatacataaataaatagataaataaataaatgaataaataaataaatattaaatcGGTGGATAAGTGAATAAaaaagcaaatgaatgaatgaattagtaaataaataaacaaataaacaaataaaagaaagaaagaaagaatgaatgaattaacaaactagtaaacaaatgaataaataaatagataaatacataaaattttaaacgaataaacaaataaatcaatagataaaatttcaatgagagaagagatgagatAACCAGTTTGGAAGACATGGGCgtggaatgtaaaaaaaaaaaaaagaaaaaaaaaaaaagacaaaacttaatttttttttttttaagcgtatgCCCGAAATTCGTGTTTACCCAAAAGCGCAAGTACAGGCCTTGAGAACATTCTTCAGCTGAAGCCGAGGACCAGCTGCAGACATGCGCAGTGGTCAGAAACCGTTAAACGGTGTaacgttttcctttttttggggggggcgatATATTTCAGTTCAATGTATTTTATCCCCCCAAACACCCATGACAAAACACTTGATGACCTAACTTACCATTGTCTGACAAGTCAGGGAGACGAGCAGAACACGCCGCTGTCGTTACCGCGTGGTCAGACAGTGGGTGGTGTTGACAGAACTTCATAAAACATCATTACCAACTATAGgcatctttgtcatcatccatcaccaacaccccacacactctcgatttgtatatatatatatataatatatatatatatattatatatatatatatatatatatatatatatatatatatgtgtgtgtgtgtgtgtgtgtgtgtgtgtgtgtgtgtgcctcagtctctatctcctgtctgtctctcttgttctctctttctcctccctcccacgccctcccccccaaaaaaaaacaacaacaaaaaaaccaacaacaacaacaaacaaacaaaaaccacacagacacgcacagttTTCCCTACCACTCTTCTCTCccaccaacctcctcccccctccccccatctctgcctgtctgtctgtctgtctgtgtctgtctgtctgtctgtctgtctgtctctctctctctctctctctctctctcttccaccttcccccacaaaaaaacaacaaacagaacagcaacaacaacaacaaaacaaaacacacacaaacacatacacaaacgcacacacacacacacacacacacaaagacactctcctctcccacccacctctccccacccccctccacccatctctctctgtctgtctctgtcagtctctctctgactctctctctctctctctctctctctctctctcttccacctccttcccccacaaaaaaacaacaaacaaaacaacaacaacaaaacatacacacaaacacacacacacacacacacacataaagacactctcctctcccacccacctctgcccccctccccccatctctgtgtctgtcagtcactctgactctctctctctctctctctctctctctctgtctttttctcctccaccttctccccccccctcaaaaaaac from Babylonia areolata isolate BAREFJ2019XMU chromosome 18, ASM4173473v1, whole genome shotgun sequence encodes:
- the LOC143292139 gene encoding tumor necrosis factor receptor superfamily member 16-like produces the protein MARLTFLVSSLCAAVCMTMMLLLLVVVAVAEEETEADGARYTQPVVPPVPSSPTHTPPLPHPPCPSGLQWSASARQCCPLCQAGTGAIGACVSPAYAAGERGGGGREGGARGGGGVGSSGEVSITPSRDSSNYNHHHNNNHHRNNNNYDNNNNNTSNNTYIVVNGCQLCIEGLTYSTPHAQHTGSPCRPCTLCPKHARPARLCNATHDTVCACEPAGVFYLSPRTGQCELCDKCPAGWGARRLCRDGRGNTACHKCLNGTYSDVWSATDPCRPCTVCGSEEEADDEDDDEEEEEEGEEEEEEGAGGGRLVEKKRKMKMKMKMLRACTATEDTFCVSHFKDIPPMYRFNGNTGGGGHRHDLDLAEGRLNTNGDDSDDLHERGQRRPGGGGGRKGSDGEGGIDVIPLYCAALGAVVVGLLAYVAFVHYRRMRDKRLSREPHEDVEYSKALAGGADSGVFVDGDHHHQHHHQHHHQHHHHQQPQQQGRYQSAVMTCATRIRDLPQAKRKELERICTAGSRGPHDWKGLARELGYNSSKIATFESRCGAGGGGGGGGGGGSGSQRDAGAPYRQVLQEWGRLEGATVAALLRALRNCGRQDVAKFLQAECAEQLQPLTATLPQNVV